The genomic segment ATTTTCCAGCTGATATTTGGGCTTTTGGGTGCACTGTTATTGAAATGGTTACAGGTTCACATCCTTGGGTTGAGATTAAAGACCCTGTTTCAGCTTTGTATAGAATTGGTTTTTCCGGTGATTTGCCTGAATTGCCAAACAGTTTATCAAACGATGCGAGAGAATTTATCAGTAagtgtttgatgaaatgcccTGAAGAGCGATGGACTGCGAAACAACTTCTTCAACACCCGTTTTTGCAGTatttagagttgaattcttggaAAGATGAAGAATTGAAGAGGGATTCTCCTACAAGTATTTTGGATCAGGGATTTTGGAATTCGTTCGAGGTGATGGAATCTTCGCCTTTTGAGTCTAGCAACACTGTTGATTCGCCTGCTGATAGGATCAGACGGCTGATATCAAGCTCTTTGAAGCCTAATTGGGTGGAGGAAGAAGATTGGATTACTGTTAGATGCAATGATACAGAAGAAAATTTGATAATTTCAGAGCAAAACTGCGAGTTGATCGAAGAATTTGGAGAATTGTTAGATATGGAAACATCAGTGTCAACATTTTTTCCTGAACATGAGTTTGTTGTCTCATTAGACTTAGAAGATACTTTGGTTAATTGTATTATTAACGATGAGATAATTAGCATTCTTGATACTGGTAGTACTAGGATAAATTTGATGATGTCTTCTGAGATTGTAGGTGACATTTTTGTATCCGAGTTTAATGATTCtgaaataaaaaggatgaaatttTATTGTACAATTGAAATTCTTTTACTGAATTCAGTTTCTCCTCTTGTGAAGGTTTCATTTGATACACTATTAGGCAGAGTAAACAAATCTTTAGGCTATCATATCATTAATAAGCCAACTGGGGAAATGCCAGTATGCATTAGTTTGTAGCATAGAAAAGATTCTAAATGACACGTTCTAATCTATTAGATTAAAAAGTGTATATACACCAACTGTCAAAGATGTTTAGATTAGTACAGTATTATATTTACTGTTCCTTGccctttttttattaaaaaaaaaaaataacttagtTAATGTAGTCAGTGAGAGGAGAATGCGCAGTAGAAGTGACGGCGACTTAGTAATTTTGGCTCATCTATTcgataaatataaatattaaactTCAAACCCCTAAAAATGATTGGTGAGTTCAGTGGCATCTTTGAATTTGTAAAGTTAAAATTCTGAATCCGCTTTTGTAGATAGTTATTAAGTAACTTGAAGAGCACCACATTTTTAACTCCAGCCAACTGAACTAGTATATCAATAGTACCAgacttctttaacatcattgGGTACAACACcatatattttgttttaagaatgATTCATCATAAATTAACTAATTTTACAATAGTTTTTGACTTATTGcaatccttttatttatttaaagttGGGATCAAGTGAGCAAGTTCATGCGGAGACATCGAATGATCAGAGCAAAAGATTACATCACCTATTACATCTAGAAAAAGTGAGCGTGGACTTTTCTGAAGAAGTTATTGTTCCGTTGAGTGTGAACCCAATGGACTTTTGGAAGAAAAGTAAAGTCAACTAATTTTGGCCATTGCATTTGGAGCATTCTATAGTTTGAATAAATTAGGTGAATGGCACAACTCCCTATGAGGTCATTGGACTTAGAGATACTTTGGTTGATTGTATTAACGATGAGATAATTAGCATTTTTTATACGGGTAGTAGTAGGATGAATTTGATTATTTCTCCTGAGAATGGAGACATTTTTGTATCTGAGTTCAGTGACtctgaaataaaaagaaagcaatTTAACTGTCCAATTGAAGTTCTTTTACAGAATTTAGTTTGTTCTCTGAACTGCAATTTCATTTTCCCCATCTCAATTGTTAGATGTTTTGTTTTTACCTCTTTGCACACGAGAAAGGTAcagttccaaaaattatttcctcttGTGAGTTGTGAAGGCTTCATTTATACAACTACTATGCAGTGTAAACAAATTTTAGGCTATCATAATTCGTATCATTAACAAGCCATATCCGGACAAATTCCAGTAAGCATTAGTTTGTGTCTTTGTGACATGGAAAATATTGTAAATAACAAGGCTAAAATCAGTAAGCATTAGATTTAAATTACATGCACTTGTCCTGTAAAGATATTTAAggctattattttaatttaactt from the Lycium ferocissimum isolate CSIRO_LF1 chromosome 11, AGI_CSIRO_Lferr_CH_V1, whole genome shotgun sequence genome contains:
- the LOC132036667 gene encoding mitogen-activated protein kinase kinase kinase 18-like — protein: MDWIRGPIIGRGSSATVSLVTNSSVELFAVKSTELSCSNMLQKEYSLISQLNSPYLVKCFGFDITNEQNKNMYNMFMEYIPGGTLTDLIKKQGGSLNESMIKFYSQQILLGLDYLHSVGVVHCDVKGQNILISENGIKIADLGCAKFLGDENSGFSGTPAFMAPEVARGEEQNFPADIWAFGCTVIEMVTGSHPWVEIKDPVSALYRIGFSGDLPELPNSLSNDAREFISKCLMKCPEERWTAKQLLQHPFLQYLELNSWKDEELKRDSPTSILDQGFWNSFEVMESSPFESSNTVDSPADRIRRLISSSLKPNWVEEEDWITVRCNDTEENLIISEQNCELIEEFGELLDMETSVSTFFPEHEFVVSLDLEDTLVNCIINDEIISILDTGSTRINLMMSSEIVGDIFVSEFNDSEIKRMKFYCTIEILLLNSVSPLVKVSFDTLLGRVNKSLGYHIINKPTGEMPVCISL